Part of the Candidatus Moraniibacteriota bacterium genome is shown below.
AGAGAGATTACCGAGTCACATGAGAACAATCACGCTTCAAAAGAAGCGCACTCATACACCCTGCCGGAGAAATACATCGCTCTGTTTGCATATTTCCCTTGTACCACGACACTCGAGAAAACACAAGGGTCACCACTTTCGTGGCGACCCAAAACATATCGATCAGAAATTGCATTCACTCACGAAAGTATTATCGGCGTCCTCGTCCGGTAGAAGCAAATGATCGTGGCGAATGACCTCGAGAGACAGTCTCGAAGCGCTCGACAAATGTGAAAGCATAGCCAATCTTCGTGCCACGACCCGTACGCCCGATGCGATGAATGTAGTCTTCATACGTCATCGGAAGATCGTAGTTGATAACATGCGTAATGCCATCAATATCAAGTCCGCGCGCCGCAACGTCTGTCGCCACCAAAACACGCAGCTGATCATCGCGAAATCTCGCAAGTGATCGTTCGCGCTGGCCCTGAGACAAATCGCCATGAATTGCACCTGCTTTGAATCCGCGTTCGAAAAGCACTTTGGCAAGTTTCTCTGTACCATGTTTGGTTTTGCTAAACACGAGCACTTTCTGGAAACTTTCCTGAAGAAGCATCTCATGAAGACGCTCGATTTTTTCTTCTCGTCCATTCACATGCACGACATCCTGATGAACATTCTCCGATGTTGCTCGCGATTTGACGAAAACAGTCACGGGATTGGTCAGAAACGACTTTGCGATTTCACGCACACCCGCTTCCATAGTTGCTGAAAAGAAAAGTGACTGACGCTCCTTCTTGGCAAGTGACAAAATATGCTTGATATCTCGCACAAATCCCATGTCGAGCATGCGATCAACCTCATCGAGTACGATATTGTTAAATCCGGAAATATCCATGAGCC
Proteins encoded:
- a CDS encoding DEAD/DEAH box helicase, producing the protein MFQERSFRSHNSRSKWSAPKGAGKGGRGKSSLEKNFDISQFVKKAVISTETEAFHPEHAFSDFPIHEKLKKIIAGRNFENPTPIQDAAIPLVLSGRDVIGIANTGTGKTAAFLIPLINKIFHAPKDEFVLILVPTRELALQIQAEFLAFSKGSGIQSAIVIGGAHMHSQVRDLRAHPNFIIGTPGRIKDLIERRLMDISGFNNIVLDEVDRMLDMGFVRDIKHILSLAKKERQSLFFSATMEAGVREIAKSFLTNPVTVFVKSRATSENVHQDVVHVNGREEKIERLHEMLLQESFQKVLVFSKTKHGTEKLAKVLFERGFKAGAIHGDLSQGQRERSLARFRDDQLRVLVATDVAARGLDIDGITHVINYDLPMTYEDYIHRIGRTGRGTKIGYAFTFVERFETVSRGHSPRSFASTGRGRR